CCCGGTCGATGGTGGGCCTGGGGCTGTGGCAGGGGGCGGTCGGTGTGCACCAGTACGCCACCGGGACCGGCGCCTCGTACCAGGGCGAGCAGATCCGGGCCGTGGGCACCTTCGGGCCGCAGGACGTCATGGGAATGGCGACCGTCGTCTCCCTGGGGCTGGTCTGCGCGGTCGGGCTGGCGCTGGGTCACGCGCCCGCCCGCCGGCGCGCCCTGGCGGCCGGGTGCGCACTGGCCCTGCTGCTGCCGCTCGCCCTGTCCTTCAGCCGCGGCGCGTGGATCGCCACGGCGGTGACCTGCGCGGCGCAGTTGCTGCTCTCCGGGGTGCGCAGGGCGCTGGCGGTGGGGGCGGCGGCGGTCGCGGCGGGCGTGGTGCTGGTGGGCGGGTTCGGGCTCGGTACGGCGATGCTCCAGGAGCGGGTCGGCAGCATCACGCAGGTCGCGGACGCCCCCGACCAGTCGGTGACCGACCGCTACACGATGTGGGAGGCGGCCGTCGGCATGTGGCGTGAGCGTCCGCTGACCGGCGTGGGCCTCAAGGGCTTCCCGGAGCACCGGGACGGACACGCCTCACTGGCGCTGTCCTCGGGCAGCGAGACGGACGGCGTCGGCGCCGGGTACCACAGGCAGCCGCTGCTGTCCCCGCACAACATGTACCTGCTGGTGCTGGCGGAGCAGGGGCTCATCGGGCTGCTCGCGCTCGCGGGGAGCTGGCTGGCGCTTCTCGTCCTGGGGTTGCGCCGGCTCCGTGCGGTACGGCGCACCCGGCGGACCGGGACGGACTGCAGGCTGGTCGCCTGCGGGCTGCTGGTGTGGCAGCTGACCGACTTCGCGTACGCCGACATCGGCGGGCCCTCGACCGTGCTGACGGCGGTGTGCTTCGGCCTGGCTGCCTGGTGGGCGCTCGGCCCCGGGGCGGGAACGGGGACGGAAGCGGAACCCGTGGCCGGGGCGGGGACCG
This region of Streptomyces ambofaciens ATCC 23877 genomic DNA includes:
- a CDS encoding O-antigen ligase family protein, with the translated sequence MSSPVPPPWSAARASRLPPVLAVVAVVALLALPVAADGGGGAHPADAVSALVVLYCVLRLVRDRRRPLSRAAAVVLGLPVLGLAFAATGAVSPGAGITGLGRYLQVFVLVPAAVLLLIRDRGDVRLLARSMVGLGLWQGAVGVHQYATGTGASYQGEQIRAVGTFGPQDVMGMATVVSLGLVCAVGLALGHAPARRRALAAGCALALLLPLALSFSRGAWIATAVTCAAQLLLSGVRRALAVGAAAVAAGVVLVGGFGLGTAMLQERVGSITQVADAPDQSVTDRYTMWEAAVGMWRERPLTGVGLKGFPEHRDGHASLALSSGSETDGVGAGYHRQPLLSPHNMYLLVLAEQGLIGLLALAGSWLALLVLGLRRLRAVRRTRRTGTDCRLVACGLLVWQLTDFAYADIGGPSTVLTAVCFGLAAWWALGPGAGTGTEAEPVAGAGTEAKPVAGTGTEAEPVAGTGTQAKPMAGTRTQAKPMAGTEAGPGVGAGTGAEPGTEEVPVR